From a region of the Enterobacter cancerogenus genome:
- a CDS encoding formate/nitrite transporter family protein — MKDIGEEKIGESHEEHEIESEEKDRGEEIEIDEDRLPSRAMAIHEHIRQDGEKEMERDAMALLWSAIAAGLSMGASLLAKGIFHVQLEGVPGGFLVENLGYTFGFVIVIMARQQLFTENTVTAVLPVMQNPTLSNFGLLMRLWSVVLLGNIIGTGIAAWAFEYMPIFDEPTRDAFVEIGMDVMKNTPLEMFSNAIISGWIVATMVWMFPSAGSAKIVVIILMTWLIALADTTHIVVGTVEILYLVFNGTLHWTEFFWPFALPTLAGNICGGTFIFALLSHAQIRNDMSNKRKAERKAQENKDKSAKKPA; from the coding sequence ATGAAAGACATTGGTGAAGAAAAAATAGGCGAAAGTCATGAGGAGCATGAGATTGAAAGTGAGGAAAAAGATCGCGGTGAGGAAATAGAGATTGACGAGGACCGCCTTCCCTCGCGCGCGATGGCGATCCACGAGCATATTCGTCAGGACGGCGAAAAAGAGATGGAGCGCGACGCCATGGCGCTGCTCTGGTCAGCCATCGCAGCCGGTCTGTCGATGGGGGCTTCTCTGCTGGCTAAAGGGATTTTCCACGTTCAGCTCGAGGGCGTGCCCGGCGGATTTTTAGTCGAAAACCTCGGTTATACCTTCGGTTTTGTCATCGTGATTATGGCGCGTCAGCAGCTGTTTACCGAGAACACCGTCACCGCCGTTTTACCGGTGATGCAAAACCCTACCCTGAGTAATTTCGGTTTACTGATGCGCCTGTGGAGCGTGGTGTTGCTGGGTAATATCATCGGCACCGGCATCGCCGCCTGGGCATTCGAATATATGCCTATTTTCGATGAACCCACGCGCGACGCCTTCGTCGAAATCGGCATGGACGTTATGAAAAACACGCCGTTAGAGATGTTCTCGAATGCCATCATTTCCGGGTGGATCGTGGCGACCATGGTCTGGATGTTCCCATCGGCAGGCAGCGCTAAAATTGTGGTAATCATTCTGATGACATGGCTTATCGCGCTGGCGGACACCACGCATATCGTGGTCGGTACTGTGGAAATCCTTTATCTGGTGTTCAATGGCACCCTGCACTGGACCGAGTTCTTCTGGCCGTTTGCGCTCCCTACCCTTGCCGGAAACATCTGTGGCGGCACCTTTATCTTTGCCCTGCTAAGCCATGCGCAGATCCGTAACGACATGTCCAACAAACGCAAAGCTGAGCGCAAGGCGCAGGAAAATAAGGACAAATCGGCAAAAA
- the mlaA gene encoding phospholipid-binding lipoprotein MlaA, protein MKLRLSALALGATMLVGCASSGEQTGRSDPFEGFNRSMYNFNYNVLDPYVVRPVAVAWRDYVPQPARNGLSNFTSNLEEPAVMANYFLQGDPYQGMVHFTRFFLNTLLGMGGFIDVAGMANQKLQREQPHRFGSTLGHYGVGYGPYVHLPFYGSFTVRDDGGDMVDTLYPVLSWLTWPLSIGKWTIEGVETRAQLLDSDGLLRQSSDPYIMVREAYFQNHDFIANGGKLKPEDNPNAKAIENELKDIDSE, encoded by the coding sequence ATGAAACTTCGGCTGTCGGCGCTTGCGCTGGGCGCAACGATGCTTGTGGGCTGCGCCAGCTCTGGCGAGCAAACGGGACGCTCCGATCCTTTCGAAGGATTTAACCGCTCAATGTATAACTTCAACTACAACGTGCTGGACCCGTACGTGGTTCGCCCTGTAGCGGTAGCATGGCGCGATTATGTTCCCCAACCTGCGCGTAACGGGCTCAGTAACTTCACCAGCAACCTGGAAGAACCCGCGGTGATGGCGAACTACTTCCTGCAAGGGGATCCGTATCAGGGGATGGTGCATTTCACCCGTTTCTTCCTGAACACCCTGCTGGGGATGGGCGGCTTCATTGATGTGGCAGGCATGGCTAACCAGAAGCTGCAGCGTGAACAGCCGCACCGCTTCGGTAGCACGCTGGGTCACTATGGCGTAGGGTACGGCCCGTATGTCCATCTGCCATTCTATGGCAGCTTTACCGTGCGTGATGATGGCGGCGATATGGTGGATACGCTTTATCCGGTGCTGTCGTGGCTGACCTGGCCGCTGTCGATTGGTAAATGGACGATTGAAGGCGTCGAAACGCGTGCGCAGCTGCTGGATTCAGACGGATTGCTCCGTCAGTCCTCAGACCCGTACATCATGGTGCGTGAGGCCTACTTCCAGAATCACGACTTTATTGCCAATGGCGGCAAGCTGAAGCCGGAAGACAATCCAAACGCGAAAGCCATCGAGAACGAGCTAAAAGATATCGACTCGGAATAA